GGTATCACAAGAACATCATGTCGGAACTGATGGGCAACATCTATGGCCAGTATGACGCGAAGCCCCAAGGCTTCGCGCCCGGATCGGTCAGCCTGCACAACTGCATGCTGCCCCACGGCCCCGACCGCGACGCCTTCGAGGGCGCCAGCAATGCCGAGCTGACGCCCCACAAGCTGGACCAGACCATGTCCTTCATGTTCGAGACCCGCTTTCCCCAGCACCTGACCGAATGGGCCGCGCGCGAGGCGCCGATGCAGCCCGACTATGTCGATCTGTGGCAAGCGCTGGACAAGAAGTTCGACGGCACGCCGGGGGTCAAGTGATCGGCCCGATCCCCTGCCGCGTCGCATCGGCCAACCGGCCCGACGGGCCCTTTCCGCTGAACAACCTGCCCTATGGGGTCTTCTCGGACGGGGGCGCGCCGCGCTGCGGGGTGGCGATCGGCGACATGATCCTGGATCTGGCCGCCTGCGCCGATCGCGGGCTGATCGCGGATGCGGGCTGTTTCGGGGCGGGGGCGCTGAACGGCTTCATGGCGCGGGGGCGGGCGGAATGGGACCGGGTGCGCGCGGCCCTGACCGCGCTGCTGGGCCAGGGGGGGCAGGGCGACCTGCCCTTGGTGCCGATGGCCGCGGCGCGGATGCACCTGCCCTTTGCGGTGGCCGAGTTCACGGATTTCTACGCCTCGCGCCACCATGCCTTCAACGTGGGCTGCCTGTTCCGCGACCCGCAGAACGCGCTACCGCCGCAATGGGACCACCTGCCCATCGGCTATAACGGGCGGGCATCCTCGGTCGTGGTGTCGGGGACCGACATCCACCGGCCGATGGGCCAGCTTCGCGGGCCCCAGGGGCCGCGCTTCGAACCCACCGCCCGCCTGGACCTGGAGCTGGAGCTGGGCGCGGTGATCGGCGCCGACAGCCCCTTGGGCGCGCGGATCGGCGTGGACCGGGCCGAGGACATGATCTTCGGCTATGTCCTGCTGAACGACTGGTCGGCGCGCGACATCCAGGCCTGGGAATACCAGCCCCTGGGCCCGTTCCAGGCCAAGGCCTTCGCCACCACCATCGGCGCCTGGATCGTCCCCCAGGCCGCGTTGGAGCCGTTCCGCCGCCGCGGCGCACAGCGCCAGGCGCCGCTGCTGCCGCATCTGCAGGACCCGCGTCCGGGCTTTTACGACCTGCAGATGGGCTGGTCGCTGAACGGGCAGGTGATGGCGCGGGTGAACCATTCGGTGATGTCCTGGTCCGCCGCCCAGCAGCTGGCCCATCACGCCAGTTCGGGCTGCCCGATGCGGGTGGGCGACCTGCTGGGATCGGGCACGATCTCCGGGCCCGGCCCGGATCAGGTCGGCGCCCTGCTGGAGATGACGCGCGGCGGCGCCGAACCCGTCACCGTCGCCGGCCAGACCCGCCGCTTTCTGGAGGATGGCGACCGGGTGGACCTGTTCGCCCATGCGCATGGCGCGGGCTACCGGATCGGCTTTGGCCCCTGCACCGGGCGCATCCTGCCCGCGCTGCCCGATCACGGCCCTTGCCCGGAGGCGGCGGGCGGCCTATCTTGACTAAGTCCCCCGGACTAAGTCACGAGGCCGCCATGAAGACCGTGAACATCCACGAAGCCAAGACGAACCTGTCCCGCCTGGTCGAGGCCGCCGTCCAGGGCGAACCCTTCGTCATCGCCCGCGCCGGCCGCCCGATGGTCAAGGTCGTCCAGATCGACAGCCCCGCCCCCACCCGCATCGGGTTCCTGGACGGCGCCTATGCCATCCCCGACGATTTCGACCGGATGGATGCCGACCGGATCCGCGCGATGTTCGACGGCCCGGCGTGAACTATCTGATCGACACGCATCTGCTGCTCTGGGCGGCCTTCGGGGCGGACCGCCTGCCCGACCGGGCGCGCGCGATCATGGCGGAGCCGCGCCACCGGCTGTGGTTCTCGGCCGCCTCGATCTGGGAGGTGTCGATCAAGCGCGCGCTGGACCGGCCCGATTTCCGCGTCGATCCCGGCGTGCTGCGCGCGGGGCTTTTGTCCAACGACTATCACGAGCTGCCGGTCGAGGGGCGGCACTGCCTGGCGCTGACCGCGCTGCCGGCGCTGCATTCGGACCCGTTCGACCGGATGCTGCTGGCCCAGGCCATCACCGAGGGGCTGATCCTGTTGACCGCCGACCGCGCCATCGGCCGCTATGGCGGCCCGGTCGAGATGGTCTGATCGCGCCTTTACGCGGCAGGGCGCATCCCCCATTCTGACCCCGGCAGGAGGAGGCCCCATGACCATCGATTTCACCCTGGACGCCGATCTGGAGGCGATCCGCCGCCGCACGCGCGCCTTTGTCGAGACCCGCATCCTGCCGGTGGAGGCCGACCGCTCGGCCTGGGACGCCCATGACAACATCGCCGAGGCGCCCCTGCGCGCGCTGCGCGCCGAGGCCCGGGCCGAGGGGCTGTGGTGCCCGCAGGTCCCGCGCGATCTGGGCGGGATGGGGCTGACCGTCTCCGGCCGCGCGGTCATGTATGAGGAGGCCAACCGCTCGATCTTTGGGCCCGCCGTCTTCAACTGCGCCGCCCCCGATGACGGCAACATGGACATCCTGGCCCGCGTGGGCAGGCCCGATCAGCAGGCGCGCTGGCTGGCGCCCTTGGTCACGGGGGATGTGCGGTCCAGCTTCGTGATGACCGAACCCGCGCCCGGCGGCGGGTCCGATCCCGGCATGATCGGCACCACCGCCACCCGCCATGGCGATGTCTGGCGCGTCACCGGCCGCAAATGGTTCATCACCGGGGCCGAGGGTGCCGCTCATTTCATCCTGATCGCCCGCACCGATCCCAACCCCGAGGAACGCCGCCGCCACCTGACGGCCTTTCTGTTCCACCGCGACCAGCCCGGCTGGCGCATCCTGCGCCGCATCCCCATCATGGGCCCCGAGGAACATGGCGGCCATTGCGAGCTGGCATTCGACGGGCTGAAGATCCCCGACGAGAACCGCCTGATGGGCGTGGGCGACGGGCTGAAGGTGACCCAGATCCGCCTTGGCACCGCGCGGCTGACCCATTGCATGCGCTGGCTGGGCTTGGCGAAACGCTGCATGGCCGAGGCGCAGGCCTATGTCGACGCGCGCGAGGGCTTCGGCATCCGCCTGGCCGACCGGGAATCCGTGCGGCTGATGCTGGGCGGCGTGGCGCTGAACATCCAGATCGGGCGGCTGCTGACGATGAACGCCGCCGCCGCGCTGGATCGCGGCAGCCATGCCCGCAAGGAGGTGTCCATGGCCAAGCTGCATGTCGCCGACACGCTGCATCAGGCCGCGGATGTGGCGATCCAGCTGAACGGCGCGCGGGGATACAGCCGCGACACGGTGCTGGAATGGATCTATCGCTATGCGCGCCAGGCGCGGCTGGTCGATGGCGCCTCCGAGGTGCATCGGATGGTGCTGGCCGATGCCTATGCGCGCGAGGGCGACGATTTCTGGGGCTGGGGCGCATGAGCCTGACGGGAAATCCGGCGCTGGACGGCTGGCTGGCCGATGCGCTGGACATGCCCGGCGCGCGGGTCGTGGCCGCCGACAAGCTGTCGGGCGGCGCGATCCAGGAAAACTGGGCCGTGACGGTGGCCACGGGCGCGTCCAGCCGCCGCCTGGTGATCCGCCGCGACGCCCCCGCCACCATCGCCGCCAGCCGAAGCCGGGCCGAGGAATATGCCCTGATCGCCGCCGCCCACCGGGCCGGGGTGCGGGTGCCCGAACCCTTGGGCTTCTGCGCCGATCCGGCGGTCATCGGCGCGCCCTTCGCGGCGATGGCCTGGGTCGAGGGCACGGGATACGGCCCCAAGGTCGTGCGCGACCTGACCCTGGGCGGCGACCGGCTGGCCTTGGGGCGCGAGCTGGGCCGCCAGATGGCGCTGATCCACGCGATCCGCCCCGATGCCGCGCTGGCCCGCATCCTGGGGCCGCGCCCGGCCGATCCGGCCCGGGACGCGGTCGCGGTCCTGCGGGGCTGGCTGGATGCACGGCCCGCGCCCCGCCCGGGCCTGGAATGGGCGCTGCGTTGGGCGGAACGCCACGCCCCCCCGCCGGACCGCGTGACGCTGACCCATCAGGATTTCCGCAGCGGCAACGTGCTGATCGACGCGGACGGGCTGACCGCCGTGCTGGATTGGGAATTCGCCGCCTGGTCGGACCCGGCCTGCGACATCGGCTGGTTCTGCGCACGCTGCTGGCGGTTCTCGCGCCCGGACCTGGAGGGGGGCGGCATCGCCCCACGTTCCGCCGTGCTGGAGGGATATGCCGCGGCCGGCGGCACCGTCCCCGACCCCGACCGCATCCGCTGGTGGGAGGTGATGGCCCATGCCCGATGGGCGGTCATCGCGTTGCAGCAGGGCGACCGCCATGCGGGCGGGGCGGAACCCTCGCTGCATCTGGCGCTGACCGGGCGGATCGCCGATGTGCTGGAATACCAGCTGCTGCGCATGACCGCGCCAGAGGCCGCATGAGCGACGCGCTGGACCTGATCGCCACAGCCGAGGCGCTGCTGCGCGACGCCGTCGCGCCGGGCGGCTCTGATGCGCGCTATCACGCGCTGCTGGCCGCCAATGCCTTGGCCATGGCGCGGCGCGAGCTGTCATCCCCCCCGCCCGCGCCCGACCATGCCGACCCGGCGGCGATCCGGGCGGGCCGCCATGACGGGGACCGCGCGCTGCATGACCGCCTGCTGCGGGATGCCCGCCGCCGCGCCTGGATCGCCGACCCCGACGCGGTGGACCGGGACTGATCGGATGCGCGAACTGACCCTGCGCCAGGTCGAGGTCATCCGCGCGGTGATGATCGCGGGCACGATCCAGGGGGCGGCGAACCTGCTGAACGTCTCGGCCCCCGGCATCAGCCGCCTGGTCAAGCATACCGAGGAGGGGCTGGGCCTGCGCCTTTTCGAACGGCGGGCAGGGGTCTTCGTGCCTGCCCCGGAGGCGCATGCGATCTTTGCGATGATCGAACAGGTCCACCGCCAGATGGAGAACCTGAACGCCGCCGTGGGCGCCATGCAGAAAGGGCGCGACTTCACCCTGTCCTTCGCCTCGGCCCCCTCGATCGCGCAGTTCATCACCGCGCGGGTGATCCGGGGCCTGCGCACCCGCCTGCCGGATCTGGACATCGCGCTGGACATCCTCAAGATCGAGGAGACGCTGGACTATCTGCTGCTGGAACGGGGCGAGATGGTCATCATGTCATCTGCCCTGGACAATCCCGCGGTCGAGAACACCCCCCTGGGCGAGGGCCGCATCATCGCAATCATGCCCGAGGGCCACCCGCTGGCGGCCAAGGGCGTGGTCTCGATCCACGATCTGGTGCGCCATCCCTTCGTAGGGGTGGACCGGGCCGATCCCTATGGCCGCATCCTGGCCCGCCCGCTGGAGGATGCGGGCCTGAACCCGCGCTATGCGATGCGCGGCCGCTTTGCCCAGACCATCGTCAGCCTGGTCCGCCACGGCCTGGGGGTCGCGGTCATCGACGAATTCTCGGTGGCCGAGGTCTATATGCCCGGCCTGGTCCGCAGGCCCCTGCTGGAGCCCGCCTCGATCACCGCCTGGTCGGTCACCAAGCGCGGCCGCGCCCTGTCCAGCTTTGCCGAGACGACCATCGGGCTGTTCCGCCGCGAACTGGCCCGCGCCCGCGCGCGCGACCGGTGGGACGATTAACCCGATGTTACGATGGCGATCATATCGGTATTTGCTGTTACATCTGTCCTTTGCCATTCTTCCCCGGTATCCCTGAGAGGACAGGGACCGCATTCACTGGGAGGTTTTTCATGCGTCACACTCTGGGCGGCATCATCGCCGCACTGGCGATCTCGGCCACGCCGGCCCTCGCCGATTTCCCCGAACGCGAGATCCAGGGCATCATCCAATGGGGTGCGGGCGGGTCGACCGACGTGGTCAGCCGCGCCGTCGCACCCCATGCCGAGGCCGTCCTGGGCCAGCGCATCATCATGCAGAATGTCACCGGCGGCGTGGGCGCCATCGGCCTGAACCAGGCGGAACGCGCGGCGGCCGACGGCCACACGCTGCTGTTCGGGGCGGAAAACCCGCTGCTCTACAAGGTGATGGGGCTGGGCCAGAAGGATTATTCGGATTTCGTGCCGATCAACATCCTGGCGCGCGGCATCCCGATCATCGTGACCCGCCCGGACGCGCCCTTCGACACCTTCCCCGAACTGATCGCCTATATCGAGGAAAATCCGGGCGAACTGCGCTTTGGCTCGACCGGGCCGGGGGGGCTGCCTTCGGTGGTCACGGCGATGATCAACGACAAGACGCCCATCGACGTGACGGCCGTGCCCTATGACGGCGACGGCCCGGCGCTGACGGCGCTGCAGGGCGGCGCGGTCGACGTGATGCCCGCCGTGCTGGGCGCCGCGATCGAGGCGATCCGCGCGGGCAACCTCAAGCCTATCGCGATCTTCGACACCGAGCGGGTCGAGCAGCTGCCCGACACCCCCGCCATCACCGAGACCAATCCCGAATTCGCCGAGCTGCTGCCCTGGGGTCCGTTCTTCGGCATCTTCGCCAAGGCCGGCACGCCCGACGACGTGGTCGAGACGCTGACCGACGCCTTCCAGACCGGTGCCGCGAACGAGGATTTCCTGTCGCTGATGGACGGGCGCGGCTTCCGCATGCTGTCGCTGTCGGGCGACGAGGCGCAGTCCTTCCTGGACGACTGGCAGCGCCAGACCGCCTGGATCCTGTGGGATGCGGAGATCGCCCGCAATTCGCCCGAGGATTTCGGGATCGAGCGTCCCTGATCCGGCCCGCGGGCGGCGGCTGACCCGCCGCCCCAAC
This portion of the Paracoccus aestuarii genome encodes:
- a CDS encoding tripartite tricarboxylate transporter substrate binding protein, yielding MRHTLGGIIAALAISATPALADFPEREIQGIIQWGAGGSTDVVSRAVAPHAEAVLGQRIIMQNVTGGVGAIGLNQAERAAADGHTLLFGAENPLLYKVMGLGQKDYSDFVPINILARGIPIIVTRPDAPFDTFPELIAYIEENPGELRFGSTGPGGLPSVVTAMINDKTPIDVTAVPYDGDGPALTALQGGAVDVMPAVLGAAIEAIRAGNLKPIAIFDTERVEQLPDTPAITETNPEFAELLPWGPFFGIFAKAGTPDDVVETLTDAFQTGAANEDFLSLMDGRGFRMLSLSGDEAQSFLDDWQRQTAWILWDAEIARNSPEDFGIERP
- the fahA gene encoding fumarylacetoacetase, coding for MIGPIPCRVASANRPDGPFPLNNLPYGVFSDGGAPRCGVAIGDMILDLAACADRGLIADAGCFGAGALNGFMARGRAEWDRVRAALTALLGQGGQGDLPLVPMAAARMHLPFAVAEFTDFYASRHHAFNVGCLFRDPQNALPPQWDHLPIGYNGRASSVVVSGTDIHRPMGQLRGPQGPRFEPTARLDLELELGAVIGADSPLGARIGVDRAEDMIFGYVLLNDWSARDIQAWEYQPLGPFQAKAFATTIGAWIVPQAALEPFRRRGAQRQAPLLPHLQDPRPGFYDLQMGWSLNGQVMARVNHSVMSWSAAQQLAHHASSGCPMRVGDLLGSGTISGPGPDQVGALLEMTRGGAEPVTVAGQTRRFLEDGDRVDLFAHAHGAGYRIGFGPCTGRILPALPDHGPCPEAAGGLS
- a CDS encoding LysR family transcriptional regulator, which gives rise to MRELTLRQVEVIRAVMIAGTIQGAANLLNVSAPGISRLVKHTEEGLGLRLFERRAGVFVPAPEAHAIFAMIEQVHRQMENLNAAVGAMQKGRDFTLSFASAPSIAQFITARVIRGLRTRLPDLDIALDILKIEETLDYLLLERGEMVIMSSALDNPAVENTPLGEGRIIAIMPEGHPLAAKGVVSIHDLVRHPFVGVDRADPYGRILARPLEDAGLNPRYAMRGRFAQTIVSLVRHGLGVAVIDEFSVAEVYMPGLVRRPLLEPASITAWSVTKRGRALSSFAETTIGLFRRELARARARDRWDD
- a CDS encoding acyl-CoA dehydrogenase family protein, coding for MDFTLDADLEAIRRRTRAFVETRILPVEADRSAWDAHDNIAEAPLRALRAEARAEGLWCPQVPRDLGGMGLTVSGRAVMYEEANRSIFGPAVFNCAAPDDGNMDILARVGRPDQQARWLAPLVTGDVRSSFVMTEPAPGGGSDPGMIGTTATRHGDVWRVTGRKWFITGAEGAAHFILIARTDPNPEERRRHLTAFLFHRDQPGWRILRRIPIMGPEEHGGHCELAFDGLKIPDENRLMGVGDGLKVTQIRLGTARLTHCMRWLGLAKRCMAEAQAYVDAREGFGIRLADRESVRLMLGGVALNIQIGRLLTMNAAAALDRGSHARKEVSMAKLHVADTLHQAADVAIQLNGARGYSRDTVLEWIYRYARQARLVDGASEVHRMVLADAYAREGDDFWGWGA
- a CDS encoding type II toxin-antitoxin system Phd/YefM family antitoxin, which translates into the protein MKTVNIHEAKTNLSRLVEAAVQGEPFVIARAGRPMVKVVQIDSPAPTRIGFLDGAYAIPDDFDRMDADRIRAMFDGPA
- a CDS encoding phosphotransferase family protein gives rise to the protein MSLTGNPALDGWLADALDMPGARVVAADKLSGGAIQENWAVTVATGASSRRLVIRRDAPATIAASRSRAEEYALIAAAHRAGVRVPEPLGFCADPAVIGAPFAAMAWVEGTGYGPKVVRDLTLGGDRLALGRELGRQMALIHAIRPDAALARILGPRPADPARDAVAVLRGWLDARPAPRPGLEWALRWAERHAPPPDRVTLTHQDFRSGNVLIDADGLTAVLDWEFAAWSDPACDIGWFCARCWRFSRPDLEGGGIAPRSAVLEGYAAAGGTVPDPDRIRWWEVMAHARWAVIALQQGDRHAGGAEPSLHLALTGRIADVLEYQLLRMTAPEAA
- a CDS encoding type II toxin-antitoxin system VapC family toxin, with translation MNYLIDTHLLLWAAFGADRLPDRARAIMAEPRHRLWFSAASIWEVSIKRALDRPDFRVDPGVLRAGLLSNDYHELPVEGRHCLALTALPALHSDPFDRMLLAQAITEGLILLTADRAIGRYGGPVEMV